CGCGATCGGTACGCTCCCAGGTGAAGGTGGTGAAGGTGTCGTCGCCGACCGTCTTCTGCTGCGGGGTGCGGCCGAAGTGGCCGTAGGCAGCGGTTTCCTGGTACATCGGGTGGAGCAGGTCGAGCATCTTGGTGATGGCGTACGGACGCAGGTCGAAGCACTCGCGCACCAGCTGTACGATCTTGTCGTCGGAGACCTTGCCGGTACCGAAGGTGTTGATCGAGATGGACGTCGGCTGGGCCACGCCGATGGCGTAGGACACCTGGATCTCACAGCGCTCGGCCAGGCCTGCGGCGACGATGTTCTTGGCCACGTAGCGACCGGCGTAGGCAGCAGAACGGTCGACCTTGGACGGGTCCTTGCCGGAGAACGCGCCGCCACCGTGACGGGCCATGCCGCCGTAGGAGTCGACGATGATTTTGCGGCCGGTCAGGCCGCAGTCACCCACCGGGCCACCGATGATGAAGTTGCCGGTCGGGTTGATGTGGTACTGGGTGCCTTTGTGCAGCAGTTCGGCAGGCAGGGTGTGCTTGACGATCAGCTCCATCACCGCTTCTTGCAGGTCTTTTTGCGAGACTTCCGGGTTGTGCTGGGTCGACAGGACCACCGCGTCGATCCCGACCACTTTGCCATTTTCGTAGCGGCAGGTGACCTGGGACTTGGCGTCCGGGCGCAGCCACGGCAGCAGGCGCGACTTGCGCGCTTCGGCCTGGCGCTCGACCAGACGGTGCGAG
The sequence above is drawn from the Pseudomonas putida genome and encodes:
- the metK gene encoding methionine adenosyltransferase; translated protein: MSEYSLFTSESVSEGHPDKIADQISDAVLDAIIAQDKYARVACETLVKTGVAIIAGEVSTSAWVDLEELVRKVIIDIGYNSSDVGFDGATCAVMNIIGKQSVDIAQGVDRSKPEDQGAGDQGLMFGYASNETDVLMPAPICFSHRLVERQAEARKSRLLPWLRPDAKSQVTCRYENGKVVGIDAVVLSTQHNPEVSQKDLQEAVMELIVKHTLPAELLHKGTQYHINPTGNFIIGGPVGDCGLTGRKIIVDSYGGMARHGGGAFSGKDPSKVDRSAAYAGRYVAKNIVAAGLAERCEIQVSYAIGVAQPTSISINTFGTGKVSDDKIVQLVRECFDLRPYAITKMLDLLHPMYQETAAYGHFGRTPQQKTVGDDTFTTFTWERTDRAQSLRDAAGL